CCCAGCGCGCGTCCGAGCCGGGCCATGGGTGAGAGGATCCAGCCTCTCACCAGTCCGAGCAGCAGCGTCTGGCAGCTCCTGGCACCGGCTGCATGATGGTGCCGGGTAATGCTGAGTCCAGCCCTGGGGGCCCCGCAGGGGCGTGTCTGCCCCAGGGTCTCTGACCaactggatccaaacacccctgaattTGGGGGGAtttgaatctggatccaaatatccctcccccaccctccgcaCACTCCCACTACCTGCTGCAGGTCCCTAaaatgggaggggtggggggaggatgtcCTGCCAACAGGGAGGGGCTCAGGAAGGGCAAAAGCCTCAAAAAGCCCTTCCCCCACCGCTCAACCCCCTACCTGCCTGTTTCTGGAAAACTTTGGGCAGCCACAGCCGCCTTGCAGGTGTCACCTGCACAGAGAGCTGCCTGATTTTCGGAGGGTTAATCCCCAGCAGCCTGGACTGCAGACCCCGCCTGGGTGCTCTGGAGCCAGGCACAGCCCCgtctggggccgggggaggaagGTGCGACCCAGCTTCAGTGACCCCTGCGGGGCTTTGCAGGGACACAGAACCGTCTGGATCTGTCCTGCCCAggccccctccccatccagggccCCTGGCAGAGCACAGGACACAGGGCCACTCTGAACCAGGGGTCTTCCCGCCCCGGAGCCCCTTTGCCACAGCTCCAGCGTGAGCTGTATTATAACGGCACCTAGGGCCAGATCCGGGCCCCATTGTTCCGGGCGCTGCAGACAGGGAgaaacagtccttgccccaaagagctcgcaGTCTGAATAAAcaagggtaggaggggaaactgaggcacacaccagtggcgtgacttgcccaaggtcacctggcagggcagtggcagagcccgggaagaatccaggtgtcctgactcccagcccagtgcccagtgcgtgctcagccccccacccccagcacgcACACAGAAGGCCCAGCTATTGAGGTCTCGTTTTCAAGGAGGTAGCGGGGCCTAGGGGCTTGGGCACTGCGTGtggggactcaggactcctgggttccatctccAGCGCTGCCAGTGAGCTTGGGCTCCGTGACGTGGGGGCTGCCTTGGGATGCACGGTGGGGGGCAGCTGGCTGGTGTCGGCTTTGGTCCGGTCTCACTTTGCTCCCTGTCTCTGTTCCTGTCCCCAGAGTTCAGCtcgctcccctctccctgcctgttcggctcctgctgctgtgggggagTGCAGGACAAGTTCCCCCGCCTGGGCGCCTTCCTGCCAACGATCCCGCACTCCGGCCTcggcccccactccagccgtcagctctgcccccctccccagtatccccagcccagctccccggACTGGTCGCGCTTCCCCAGCCACGTCTTCCAGCACGGCCGGTCGGTGCTGCCCCTggaggagagggcccacccccaCAGCCCGTTGGGACCCCCCAGATCAGAAGCCCTCCTGAAGGGTGTCGGCTTCCCAGCCATTAGGCTGCAGGGGAGAGCGTTCCCCGGGCTCCCATTGGGTGCCACGCGGGGCCACGGGAGCGCGATGGCCGGAGGGAGGCTGGGGTTCCCGCCGGACCTCTCCCAGCCTAGGGAGGAAGCGGAGGCCTCCTCTGCAGAGAGCTGCCTGGGTGTGAAACCGGagctggagctcgagggccggcCTCAGGCCAAGGGCGCCGGCAGTCTGGAGCCCAGTGGGGGAGGTGAAGGTCTGCATTACCCCCCCGAGTTACAAGGCCTCCACCCACCCAGCATCCCCTGCTTGCCTGGCTTTAAAGCTGGCTGCTCCCTGGATCCTACCTAAGGCAGGTGGGCAAGAGTTGAGGGGATGTCAGCTCTTCTCCTCCAGCCCTGATTCCACTGTCCCAGGGGACCCTGCCATTCCAGCTAGCAGACCAGAAGCTCCCTCGACCAGCCGGCTCTCCGCAACCCGCCGCTCGCCCTGTCTCAGGGCTGAGGAGGTTGATTTCCAGTGGGGTGCTGGCTGGGCCCCCAGAAACCCAGCCACCAGGGTCTGCCAGTGATTCATCCTCATTCACCCACCAATAACCCCTCCACCCACAACTCcctgaggcagagccagggaggtAGGTGCCCCGAGTGTGCAGAGCCCTCTGTCTTCCTCTCCTGGTCTCAGTGCCCCACCCCGGTAGCCTGAGACACGCTTCATTCACACCCCAAACTtccccagcctctgctctgctTCACAACTAAACCTGGGTCCAGCCCAGCCCGGCCACTCTTTGTGATCAGACACCTTCTCTGCGGGACGGCCCATCCGGTGCCAGACCCCAGCTCTTCATTCGCTTTGAAGCTCTCGGCGTGTGTCGGGGCGGCGACCGGAGTTGATGTGCAAACAGGTTTGGAATCCCGGGGGAACCCCTGAGGAACACGACAAAGTTCTCATTTTCCTTGCCATTTTTTTCTTCCGAAGGTttaggtggggaaaaaaagaacaaacagatTGTTCAGTGTTTGGCAacaggaaaatttcagccaaaaaatttcaaattttcaacaacccccccacccagtTTAGCCCAAGACGTCACCCGCAGAAATCTCTGCTTTGACTAAAAACTTGGTTTCTGTCGGAAAAAACCTTGGGAAGGGAAAATGTTGACTGGCTCCGGTACCGTTGCTGCTGGCTCGTCCCCAGGGATCCCACATGGGACGTCTGGATCAAAAGCACGAGCCCCCCCGTGTCAGCTAAAGAATAAGGCCCGTGAGCTTGGGCTGTATCTGTCTCATCAACTTCATGCATCATCCAGCTCCTGGAGGCGGGAAAGCCCTGCATTGGGTCCGCATGGGGAGGTTGAAAGTGACCCAGTATTTCCCATTAAACACTCAGCTGCCCCCACAGGGTTATTCtaccccttttttcttctggtaCTCCCCAGCCACCGCCCCACCCATGCTGGGGACACGTTCTGAATTGCTCAGGCCCCAGTTCCCTTTGCCTGGCGACACTCTGGAAACCagaggggcggggagcggggggtctTTCCTCTCGACTTTCCTCCCTCTTGTTCAAACATTTGTGTGGAGTGTTTGCTAAGTGCCTAGTTGTTGGTCCCCTTTGCCCTGCTGTTGGGTTCCCTCTTAACTCCTCCTCTGCCAGATCTCAAGTCTGGTCTTGGGCTGCGCTGTGTTCGCGCCCTGCTGAAATCAGGGGAAGGTCAGGGGCCGTCCAGCGCTGAGGCAGGGGTGTTCTGCCTGGGGGGTCCCAGACCATTCAGCACTACAGGTGTACTCTGGAGGCGCCGAGCATGCAGCAGCTCGGCAGGGATCTTCTCCCTGGATAGGCTGCTCCTTCCAGCATCACAACAGGCGCATTCTCTTCGGCTGGAGCCTGGAGGTTCACCACCAGCCCAGCCCGATTTGTCGTTATATACAAGTCCCTGTGCCACATCGCCCTGACGTCTTCCCCGCTCCGCCTGTCCGGCAACGCCCTCGTGCCCCACGGCACACTTTGTCAGTGAAATAAATGTGCACGGCCTGTCTCGTCTCACCCATCTGTATAAAAGATGAAACCAAACCCGGTGAATAAAGATTGTTTGTAGACCAGAATCTCTCGGTTGTTTCCCCAAATCCCCATCTGAAGGGGGCTAAATCCACCTTGTCATCTGGGGGGTTGGAAAGGGTGCTGCTTGTCCAAATTCTTGACAGAAAATGCTCGCCCCATGTTCCTGGTGGCCGGAGCCACTTACTCCTATGTGCCAGTAGGTGTCACTATTTATATCACATAGGTCCTAGCTAGACATTAACCTAAGCCACAGTCATCCAAAACGGGATGTTCTTTGAAAAGACCGACACTAGTTCCACCACAGCAATTGGACATGgcgcaggaattaattcagggaagccctatggcctgtgttatgcaggaggtgcgatcagatgatcacagtgatggttatatttgtaaaaagaaaaggagtccttgtggcaccttagagactaaccagtttatttgagcataagctttcgcgagctacagctcacttcatcagctgcatacatccgatgacacctggtaacacccattgtttcatgttctctgtgtatataaatctccccactgtattttccactgcatgcatccgatgaagtgagctgtagctcacgaaagcttatgctcaaataaattggttagtctctaaggtgccacaagtcctcctgttctttttgcggatacagactaacacggctgctactctgaaaccagttatattTGTGCGGACGCGCGATGGCCGTGCCCGGAAATCCAAGTGCAGGGGGAAAGGAGACGTAGCGGTGCGAAGGCTTTGCCGCGCTTGGCATCTGAGCGGTGAAAAATTGCACATCGAGAAATTGACATGTGGAAAAGCGCAGGCCTGGTCTAGCGGCCACGTCTAAAAAAgttgacccctggttcttattATTCTTTGTCGTGTGGTAGCAGCTAGACCAAACTTTTGTGTGAGTggcccctttcacagagcaagcttctgagtgcgacgccccttataaattaaaagcatgTTTTTTATATtcaacactattataaatgctggaggcaaagcaggatttggggtggaggctgacagctcgcgaccccccccccacataataaccttgtgaccccccctgaGGGGGCACAACTcccagtttgagaccccctgagCTAGACCATCCTGAACCAAGGTGATCAGGGTCCCTTCGTGCTAGGTGCGGTGCATAGACCTAGGAGAACCGGTCCCTGCTCCCAAAAGGTCATAAGCTAATAGAGAAGGCAGGCCTAGAGAGAATTGTCCAGCTGGGCAAAGATGAAGGGACTTGCTCTAGGTCACGTGGGCCGTGTgcagggccaagaactgaatgcAGCTCTCCGGCATCCGACACCAGTTCCCGACTCACAGCACCAGCCTTCCCCGGGCCCCGGCGTGCTAAACAGCTGGTGGGAGCGAGCGTATGAGACGAGCAAGCGCAGCTGGCGTGGATCTCGGGGCTAGGCTATTTCCCGTCACCTCCATTGCTTCGTCTCTGATTGGCATTCTTTGCCATGCGGGAGGGgagccggccccccccccccccaggtgtgcAAGACGGTGGAGAACCTGCAGCCTCAGGGAGGCCTGGCTTGCAGGGGCCCCGCCAAAGGTGTTTCTGTTACACTGGGGCCTCTCAAAGCCGCCTGCTATTGATTGACTCAACGGTCTGTGTGGCGCTAGTGACCCCTAGTGACCAGCCTGGGTCATCGCCGATTCACCTCCTGCTCACCTGGCATTATTACAGTGGGGTTCATAGACAaagcctcccctcccagcaacTAAAGCTTTGGAGACACCAGGCAGAACACTTGGGGCCTCGGCGACGTGGCTTTCCCACATGGAAAATGTAGGGTCTAGACCCAGATCTGCCATGCAGCCTTGGGTACGTCACtgcctttctctgtgcctcagtttccccttccaccctttcTTTAATAATCCCttgctcttatctagcacttttcatcagtagatcgcaaagcgctttacaaaggagggggcagccccattgtacagatggggaaactgaggcacgaggcagggcagtgacttgctctaagtcacccagcaggccagtggctgagccaggaatagaatccaggtctcgtGAGTGATTTccagcccagtgctctgtccCCTGGGCAACACTGTCCCAGTTGGTTTCTTTAGCCTCTtcggggcagggagtgtctcttgCCATGTGCACgtgcagcaccctgcacaacGAGGCCCAAATCTGAGTGAGGGCggggccaggaatagaacccggggccagtgctctaaccactggaccccgcTGCGTCTCCCTTGggcggggggaaaaaagagttattttcctttcactttcAGAATGTAAGAGCTCACGAACAGTGACCTCGGACAGATGGACAGCCAAGCGCCCGTCACTTCCAGGAGAATAGTGACCGTATTCCAGAGCAAAGGCCCATCCGCCATGTACCTGTGCCCGGGCAGCCTCCAACGCCATAGAACCCCATTCTGGCTGGGACCCTGCCATAACGCCGGTCACACGGAGGCAGGTCAGGTCACAGCTGGGTTGGCTTTTACTGGACACCAAAGTGGCTTTGAGAAGGAGTGATGGGGTGCACTGGTCTTTGGGGGCCCCCCCGCTGGCAGCTGCAGCATCCTGACACAGCCGAGCCCGGGTTTATTGGAAGCCTCCTGACTCTGCTAAAGACAGAAGGGACAACGACGTGCCCTGTTGCCTCCTGTGTGTGTGCAGCGCCCCGCCCCATGGGCTGTGAGCGTTACTATATTCGCAGTGGTATTCAAGAGGCCGGACAGGATCCCTTGGAAGCTCTGCGGAGTGGGGACCACCTTTGATCGGTGTTTGTGCTGCGCCTAGCGCCCTGAGGCTCCGGTCCAGGACCGGGGCGCCCCggcgctaccacaatacaaataataacgtTCACAGAGGTGTAGATTTCAAGCCAGGAGGGAACCGTTCCGCTCAGCTGGCTGAGCTCCCGCAGAGCACAGGCCggaggatttcacccagtgatccCTGCATCGagcccagagctccagcctgagAGAGCGCGTGTCTCAACAGCAGAGGCTGCGAGGGACGTACATATCTGATTAGACCAAACTGCGCCCGTCCATGTTCCAGAAGAACACACGAATCCTCGAACCGATCGGACCCGGGTCAACGTCGTCCTGTCTCCGGCAGGGGccagcttcagaggaaggtgcaaggacAGTAATGGTACACCCTGACCATAGGGCTTTGTGGCTGACTTGCCCTGCCGCTGCTTATTTCCTTGGGGCCACAGCCCTTCGTTGCTGGGcatgctggccctttaaggggaagGTGGGCTCGACCTCACCTATCCCCAGTTAGGGCTGTGGTTGGATCAGGTGACACGCGTCCTATAAGAGGCAGCCTGCTTGGTCAGCTAGAGGAGTTGAGGCTGCTGTAGCGGGGGATACAGAAACCAAGACCCGGGAACAGGTGCTCCTTGCTCGCCTGAGAGAAGGGTCCGGCTGGAGCTATgtgcagtgaggggcagcaggaaaACCCTCTTCCAGGGTGGGAGGGTATTTCTAGAAGGAAGCAGCCTGGCTAGGACAGTGCAGGCAGTGGGGCGTGTGACGAGGAACTGGCACTGGCTCAAGGATCTCGGCTGGGCCTTTTAGGGAGGACAGGAGGCAGCTTCCCCCACCTGCAGCTTCTTTTGCCCTGTGGTGAAAAGGTCAACAGGCTGCTGAACTGGGGAGGTGGAGAGAGAGGAGCTGAGGCCTGGTGTACGTGAGACCTCCCCGAGGGCACCCCGACTGAGGTGCCTCTGTTggcacatgactccaggagctggggctttaagaaaagcaccaaaagGTCACCAGCTTTGCAAGGATCCACAAATCTCTGACCAAAGCTTGCAGACAAAGGGTGGTCGGATGCATAAGGCGCTGGCCTGCAAATCAGGAGATCTAGA
The sequence above is a segment of the Chelonia mydas isolate rCheMyd1 chromosome 24, rCheMyd1.pri.v2, whole genome shotgun sequence genome. Coding sequences within it:
- the ETV3L gene encoding ETS translocation variant 3-like protein isoform X2, whose translation is MHCGCVSEGVPSSYWISGLAFPDWAYKAESSPGSRQIQLWHFILELLQKEEFRHVIAWQQGEYGEFVIKDPDEVARLWGRRKCKPQMNYDKLSRALRYYYNKRILHKTKGKRFTYKFNFSKLIFVNYPLWDVHYPSPPLLMGAASVCRPSGVSAGMQSELLQNMIFTRQALADQLAFHRGLRDPLDMASPGNKKGTASGPQFSSLPSPCLFGSCCCGGVQDKFPRLGAFLPTIPHSGLGPHSSRQLCPPPQYPQPSSPDWSRFPSHVFQHGRSVLPLEERAHPHSPLGPPRSEALLKGVGFPAIRLQGRAFPGLPLGATRGHGSAMAGGRLGFPPDLSQPREEAEASSAESCLGVKPELELEGRPQAKGAGSLEPSGGGEGLHYPPELQGLHPPSIPCLPGFKAGCSLDPT